caccaaagaggaaacctgttgtactgcgcccgctggcgcccgcctggccttggtcgtcatggctcgcgtcatccgaacctcacgaggtgagggCCTGCATAGAattctccgctcctcaggagccagcctaaggaggcagctccttctggaggtctcggcttcatccgcctcgcgaggcttggcccctcgcgagggtcttgtgttgttggtgttgaagatgggccgtaccaggccgtcgatggggCCACACGGTGGGCCGCAGTCAGGCAAGTATGGATACCCCGGTTGCCAGAACGCCGACAGGGGTGTGTTTATTTTCTCGTCTTGTAGAGAGTTTTTTTCATGCCATGAGCCTTTGGAAGCGAAACTCTGTGCCTGCATGGAAGGTCTCTCTTTTTTCATGCCATGGATTAAACTGAATATTGttgagatggattccatcattGCAGTCAAGTTGGTTCAGTCACAGGAACTGGATAGATCGATTCACTCCTCTATTGTTACAGAGGTCAAGCACCTTATGTGTCTTCGTGAAACTTGTATTACTCGTGTTAGCCGTACTCAGAATAAGGTTAACCTTCGTGAAACTTGCATTATGTGTCTTCGTGAAACTTGTATTACTCGTGTTAACCGTACTCAGAATAAGGTTATCCTTCGTGAAACTTGTATTACTCGTGTTAACCGTACTTAGAATAAGGTTAACGATAGTTTAGCTAAGTTCGCGACAACTGAAGACAGAACCATGACTTGGGTTGGTTCGGGTCCCCAGTTTCCTTAGAGCTTGCTCAAGCTGATTGTAGTGGCCAAGTGACTTGAGTAATACAATGTTtacacccgcaaaaaaaaaagagggagtacatgacattACTACAAACTGACAGTTAGAGTATACAAGAAATAAACAGTAGAAAAAAAGAACCATATAAACAGAAAGAACATAGCCATGTACATCCATCGTTGTCCAAATATTTCTGAAACCCTTGAGAGACTTGTCTCAGTGCAGCATCTCAAATCAAAGCCTTTTGAAACCTCTACAAAACACATATGTTTTTCTACAAGTAGCTGAACGAACGGTTGAATCCTGTCACGCAAACCTCACACACCTTCATTGGCTGCTCTACAACAGCAGTAGCTTCAGCACAACTTTATAGCTGTCAGATGCATCATCCAGAGTTATGGCGCCGACAACCCGCGATCTAGAGAAAGCTCCACTAGATCCACCTCCACTTGACACAATCCATCTTGAGGAATGTCCATTTTGCTACGACCATTGCTCGGCTGCGTCTCTTCTTCGAGTTGCTCGAACAGCGAGTTCATCTCCTCGACCGAGACATTGGCTACTTCTACGACAGGAAGCTCGTCACAATAAGTAGTCAATGTCTCATTTGGTTCAGACATACCTGCAGTCTGCTGCTCTCCTGCGGTTGACAGCTCTGAACTCTGCTTGTATACCACACATAATGCTTCGCTCGATTGGTCTCGAATCGACTCACTGTGGCCATTGAGCCCAGAGGCAGCACAGGTCGTCAGTGCTTCTTCATCGGCTGTCAGGAGCTGAAACTTCAATTCCTCGATCGAACTCGCTTTGCTGGCATGCATCCACGAGTCCGAAGATGAGGGGGCACTCGGTATAGCTTCAGGCTTGACTCCCAAGGGCTGACAGACACTGCCCTCTGAAACggactgcaccagcacctcctcCATACGGCACCTGAACAGTGAGTTCATTTCACTCATGGAGTCTGCTTCCACACTGTGCGGTTCAGAATCATGTGCTCCGGGTAATGAGGCTGCATCATCTCTGACATTAGCATCTCCGTTTCCTTCGTCTGTTTCATGATTTACATCTCCCAGCACGCCCACGTCTGAAATTGCGGCGCTTAGTATTTTCATCTCTTCACCTAAATGTGCTTCCAGCGAACCAAATAAGTTGACATTGCTCCCTTCCTGCTCAGCATCGTCGTCCGAGTGATTATCGCCCATTTCACCATTGTAAGTAGAGTGATTTTGTCCACGGGAGTTCCTGTGCTTCATGTTTTGTGCTTGTGCTGATCGAAAGCGCGAGCGAGGAGTCCAACTTTCCTGAAATCGACTGCGCTGGTGCACGGCTCGGTCGAATGGAAGGTCAAATAGGTTTCGCCGTCGAAGGAGAACTGATGGTGCTGAGCCAGGAATCTGCGGTAACTCTATCGATTCCTCTGAATCTCTTGAAGGATTGAATGGGTTATGCCTTGGTGTGCAAATGGAAGGGACCTGAACACGGAATCTTGATGCATCCTTCAGCTTCCGAGTTGCATCAGCAGCTTGCAGGTCAATTGATCTCATGTCAAGCTCAAACTTGAGCATGTTCTTTGCTCTTTGAAGCTCCACCAGATTCCCCAATttatcattttgctccatatCCAAACAATTTAGCTGAACAACATCCTTCCAATTAACTTCGTTATCTTGCTGCCGTTCCGCTCCTTCATCATCATCTGAGCTAACGCTGTcgtcctgctcctcctcctcaagGTCAAATTCATTTTCATCTGATGAGGAATTCAAGTTCTCTCTGGAGGCCAAGGAAAGCTGACCAGTCCCTGAATTTATCAGTGGGTGCAGGTCCTCAAGCATTGGGATAATGTCGGTCATTGACGCGTCAGGAGAAGAGCTCTCATCAGTAAGATCAGATTCAGAGTCACAGTAAGGAAGATCCTGCCTCATAACAGGTTGCCAACATGATCTCATGAATTCACCAAACTGATACTGATAGTGTACACCATTGTTACAGCTTCCAGTACAGGTGCTTTCAGGCTCTTGCAGCTCGGCCTTCTCGCTGGTTTCCTTGGCACGCTCTTCGCATTCCAAGGTGGCATTGATCTCAGGATGGTTACAAGGCTCTGCACTTGGAACAGTATCATCTGCCACAAATGTGACCCTTTTCTCTTCACAGTGAGTATCATGCAAACTATCATAGGGAGTTGCCTCCTCCTCAGCATATGCTTCGCTAAGAACAGCAGCATCAGAGGCAATGTATGTGACATTTTTGTCTTCGCACAGAGCGTCGTGCATACAATCGTCGGAAGCTCTCTCCCTGACATGTACTACTTCACAGCTGTCAGTCTCAGTTCTCTTCTCCAACTGAACCTCGACAGCAATATTCTCAACCTCTTTGTCTGAACAGTCACTAAAATGAATGTTGGATTTAAGGGACAAAGGTTCATGCTCCTCCAGTGTCTCCTCTCCATCCAAGGGCACAGCAGCTTCACCATAACTCAAAAGTGCTCCGAGAAGAATCGCGGTTAAGACGATGACCGGAGAGGAAGACAGCACAAAGGCGAACAGAGAAGGACACAGGGCATGAAGAAACAACAACGCTATGCCGGCGCCGAGCACTTCAGGATGGCCGCAAGCAGAATGATACCCAAGTCTGATAGAGGAACGCACTAGTCTCCTGATGTGCAGCACGAGATTGTTCGTATCAAAAGCCATAAATTTATCTCCTTGGATTTAGCACCGAAAGCTGACCTGGTAACAACAGGAATGGGAGAAGCGGGTCATTTCTATTGTAGTACCATGGTGATGATTCAGACGAACTAGTTGAATCATTCCAAGGCGAATCAAAATGTGCAACTAAGGTGACCATGCGAGCATTATTTTAGGTGCAGATCAGTAAAAACAACACGTTTAGCGCAACAAATTCATCCCTATTAAATTTCAGTTATAAGCGCCTGATATCAGTCAGAAAAAAGAGACAGGAAAAGAAAAGCAAATGGAATCTAGCGAGGGTTGAGAAAATTGGACGGGCAGATCAAACTAGGGGAAGCAAAAGCAATGGCACTTTGGCCCAAGAACATATTAGCACCAGAGCGCAGCAAGAAGCACACAcctgcagcggcggcggcgacggcggcgacaaGAACGCGAAAGTCCGACACCCTCGGCTGCCTGAAGCAGGTGAAGGTAGGGTGGAAGGGGAAAGCCAGGAACGAAACCCGAAGGATGGAGACAGGAGACAGGGTGCTGCTCTGGCTCTGCCTGCCTCCCTGCCTTTTTTTCTTCTTACTTTGGTCGACTTTTTCTTTAGCCGTCGTGCTCACCTCACCTCGTTATTTCCTCCTTCAAAACAGCGCCGCCCATCTTCTCTCTCACCTGCCCTGAGTTCGTGCAGATTATGGTTGCGTCTTTATCTTACCATGCAGATCATTGGCTCGGAAGACCATTATTACATTGTTTtcccaagaagaagaaaaaaacaggtTAAATGTGCCATCTGGATTTCTGGATTCTACTAATGCCTGAGTTTTGCAGATACAGAGTGTGCAGAACGCACTGAACTCTGTCCTTGTCATTAATCTCTTCTTCCCATGCGTAGGGTACTACTATGATGATTGATCATGGAGCATCATCATGTGCTCCACTTTTTTGGTGTGGGGCATCTCTATGACTGGATGCTGGCTAGATTGACAACCAGGAATGATAAACAAAAAAGAAAGCCAGACAGGAGACGGGCCTCAACAGCTCAGCCCATTTCACCCATCTTCTGTCCTAGAACGTATGTAACTGTTCATGATGAAACTGTAATTTTGTTTACAGTAAAAAATGTTTGACTGGACAGGCGACGACTTTAAAGTATGCGTTGACACTAGAACGAGGCTGCAGATTGTGAGTAGTATTGCTTATCGTTGAATCAGTGGTAACTATGCTTAGGCGGTGTTAATTTCGTGCTAAATGAAAACGCACCAACAGGAGCAAGGTTTAGCTGTTCGTGTGCGAGCAACTAAAAATTGATACGAAAACATCACTTAAGGGAGAGGACAGCTTTTTAGGTGAGGCTTTGTGTTGTACTCTCTTCGTTTACTATTACAAGTTGTTCTAACTTTTTTCTAAATCACGTGTACATAGACGTATTTTAATGTGTTTGTTCACTTATTTTATGAATAATTCATAATTAGTCCAtcgtaagtgcatctagtgccccttagtgattttcgtgtattgaagacttataggttaagggactaatgcgtttatgagcgtatacaggtctataagtctacgaggagtttgatatttacagaaaaagtcgacccctaaaaatgaagttcttcaactgaagactttggatttctgaagactttctgaagactttaaaagtgaagaaattggtgtgaccttgaagacttggtattcatttgaggaacatgaagcgtgaagacttttgttttcgtactttcattttctctttcttgagtcataggaaacaccgtactattaaagggggtcgag
This genomic window from Aegilops tauschii subsp. strangulata cultivar AL8/78 chromosome 4, Aet v6.0, whole genome shotgun sequence contains:
- the LOC109773619 gene encoding uncharacterized protein; the encoded protein is MAFDTNNLVLHIRRLVRSSIRLGYHSACGHPEVLGAGIALLFLHALCPSLFAFVLSSSPVIVLTAILLGALLSYGEAAVPLDGEETLEEHEPLSLKSNIHFSDCSDKEVENIAVEVQLEKRTETDSCEVVHVRERASDDCMHDALCEDKNVTYIASDAAVLSEAYAEEEATPYDSLHDTHCEEKRVTFVADDTVPSAEPCNHPEINATLECEERAKETSEKAELQEPESTCTGSCNNGVHYQYQFGEFMRSCWQPVMRQDLPYCDSESDLTDESSSPDASMTDIIPMLEDLHPLINSGTGQLSLASRENLNSSSDENEFDLEEEEQDDSVSSDDDEGAERQQDNEVNWKDVVQLNCLDMEQNDKLGNLVELQRAKNMLKFELDMRSIDLQAADATRKLKDASRFRVQVPSICTPRHNPFNPSRDSEESIELPQIPGSAPSVLLRRRNLFDLPFDRAVHQRSRFQESWTPRSRFRSAQAQNMKHRNSRGQNHSTYNGEMGDNHSDDDAEQEGSNVNLFGSLEAHLGEEMKILSAAISDVGVLGDVNHETDEGNGDANVRDDAASLPGAHDSEPHSVEADSMSEMNSLFRCRMEEVLVQSVSEGSVCQPLGVKPEAIPSAPSSSDSWMHASKASSIEELKFQLLTADEEALTTCAASGLNGHSESIRDQSSEALCVVYKQSSELSTAGEQQTAGMSEPNETLTTYCDELPVVEVANVSVEEMNSLFEQLEEETQPSNGRSKMDIPQDGLCQVEVDLVELSLDRGLSAP